tttctaataaattttaaaaattcatattatcgatttaattagaataaaatatttaagctaataacattataaaattagagatatcaaaatatattaaaattaaagtatataattaaatctcaacttttaagcaaaatatagtgatcaaattaaaattttgaccaTTAGACTACACATAATATCTTCATATAAAAAATGAACACGTATCTATTTGGAATTTATATATAGTTGtatagataatttatttaaatccatAATTAATGGAGATGCACCCACCATTGGAAATTTATATCATTGATTGgagttaaaaaaatcaatttctttagggtaaattaaataaaaaggtaaaagaaaatttttttttagaacatCTCAGTACCACCACCACAAGTTTTCGCCTTTGGGTAGGAGCCAGCCTAGCACACCAATCACCATGCAAGTCTTTTACCAATGGaaaaagatttttctttttaataccTTACTGActgtccaaaaaaaaaaaatagtaaattgtTTTGTAGGACCCTCAACCTAAATCCAATATGGATAGGTCCTTGGCCAACAATTTTGCAGTTGATTGGGGAATTTGGTGATTACCTAACAGCTCTAATTTCAAGTTACAATGGATAATTTTACCTACCGTATgaatattattaatatgttttaggtataaacatcagcctttattgttttgattttttttatcatttccgcctttttaacttttaaatttcagtcaacttattttattttaaatagaaaatttatttgaattattaaaattttaatagtattgaCAGAGCGACCTATCGATGatcaacatatatttatacgtTGACATggataatttttcttaaatgtgTTGAAGTTTTATGAAGTTTACATAGATTGTTGAGTGTGTTAATGTCtccatttcaaaatataatttaactaaatattaaGCGTTTAGAGCCAaagtgattaaaaaaataagactaaagtaataaaagaagtaaaatttagaaactaaatttatcattattcttacattttaaaactttaaaatatattatactcttttatatttaaatttttaatacgGTCAGCATTGTTAAAAACCCTTTACAAATggcaataattaaataaaaaaacttcacGGATCTACTCTTAAGTTGGGGCTGTAATTTGCAATTTACCTAAATGCTGAAACTGACGATTGTTACGAAGTGAATGGGAATTAACATTGTTACCAAATGAGGAATCCTCAAAAATATCTCAAACGCATCACCGACTGAATTTACAATATCATTGTCGTTGAAAAGTAATTTTCAATATggcttatttttttcttttcacgtgGTGAGTAAAATAATCTATGGTCGTAGTTAAATTTTTTGAgaatcgaaattaaattatatatttttatgatattaaaaatataattttatcattttaatgatttatatctttataatttttgaatgattaattttttatcatttttgaaggatcaaattttaattttgtcattactattttaaatttttataaattataaaagggcctaaaaatgattattttggaGAGATCGGGGGCTCCTACTAACTCCTGACTCCACCACTACTCAATGACTGacaattttaatagaaagattCAAAAGATCAACCTTGTCATTCCTAAGGCTCCGTAGTTGGTGATATAGTCTATTAAATAGTTTGGGTTAACGTATTTTTTGTCTGAATTTAATAGGTGTTCTCAcattgaagtttaattttttttaaattagtcattgaatttgataattgtTCTTACATTGAGGTTTAAACTACACAGTTATTATTGCATCGAGAGTTGAACTTTTTTAATGTCCAAGTCAGTCTCTAAACATTGTAACTGTTCCTACATTGGATCCTGAACttcttttgaaagaaatatCATAGATTAAtatagacaaaaaaaatagatcccaatataaaaataattgctaaaaatatattaacccaaaaaatttaaaaatttacatcgCATGTCGTTGTCGTTATTTATTAAGGGTAATATGTGTATTTATGtgttaacattttaaacatgtaGGGAATTGACATGTGTAGATGCTGACAGCCCGATTGGTTTGCTCTCAAACTCTGATGACAATGGACTGAACTAAATATTGGAATAGGGATTGGGCATTGCTAGTTTCATATTTATGGAAGATAGAAGAAAACGAAAAGGGCGTTCCAGAAACCCTTTCCCTCAGGTATCAGAATACATATTGAATCTaagtacaaataaataaaacaaacagaacaaaaaaacaaattactttttcattgttttcagGTCAAAGCATATAGGTTTTTGCGTGCTTTCAACGCATGAAAAGATGGTCttcaattcatcatcaaatacgtaaatgagtaattatttttaaaagttgttttcaaagataattttaaatgattttttgtttgtttgatgaAGTGCTATCATCATACTCTtcaataacatataaaattatatttagtttattataaacatgaagaagaaataagaaaaatagacAATCAACCTATTTTTCACcaagtaaatatatttgtttttggcTCATGAAAGATATGTTGGGTCATTGACATTCATTCATTATTACTTAACCCTTTTTATGATTGTATGATATAAAAGTCAGGACCAATGATCATATAAGattagaagaaaaacaaaatcacaGTGGGTGGgctgtttttatatatatatagtttgagAGGGCAGAGATATGACATGATTAAGAGTGTTTGTCATTGGTTAAATGACTTTTCTTACACTCCAAGCGTCACCAACATGAGACTCCCATTTAattgtgctttttttttttttgctgttgGGAGTTGGATCGGTGAACTTACTAATTGTTGGCTTGTTGTTGTCTTCATATTGGGTTTAAAATCACATCGGATGAGCTGCCGGctatttcttcaaaaatatcTAACATTGATGGGTGTAAATAAAATGGGTTTTTCTTTCGGGGTCGATTTGAAACCGTTATCCACTCATAGATTCGGATTCTTTTGTATGACTGGTTGAATAATATTGTAGCGTGAGCCTAAATCTTGTTTGTGTGTTTGTTTTTGCATGGTTACATCGACGAAACCTAAGTGGGGGCTCAACAAcccactgacttgggtcaccaAGTTTGGGACTGGTTCTTCTAGTTACGTCTTAGACTAtgcttttttgttttattttctcttcagtTTAATTATTTCGAGATTCTTTGTtttcgttttttcttttctaaaaaaaaaaaaaaattgatgggTTATGACTCTTTCAATTTctgataagaaaaaaaacatttgctCCAAAATTGTAGGCAAAGGGTGACCCGAAAATTTGACGTAGGAATTTCTTCATAATATGAGACAATATGACTCCTTATCCATATTTGCTTAAGACGACAATGCTTACTCAAAAATatcttaatctttttttttccattttatacataattttgtTCTCCTTGTGACGAAACATTTtccattcaaatattttaaaaaaaaaccccagGATTAGCTGAGTTGGTTCGATATTCATTAATAGGCAAATACCGAATTTTGAGTCTTAATAATCTCATTTGAAACCCCTCAAATTATACCTTGTATGTAATAATCAcgtagaaataaaatttgaggtaAGGTTGGAAGGTGAATTTTTGGATTGAGATTTGAGGTTTATTTATGAAGAACGTGTTTAGATGAATTAATCCATAGTTTGGGCTTTTGATAATGAAAAAGCCCAGATGGAAATTGAGTCCGCccaaactcttttttttttcacgagGCTGGGAAACCACGAATAAACTGGGTTGAATCAATGTGAGGAAAATGCAAGGTGAGGAGAGAACATTCGGGAGCTGAAAAAAATTGGGGTGGCAAAGCTATAAATGAAAAAGGCAGATTCTGGTATGCGCCTGTCATTTTACTTATCCTACAATCTATATTGAATATATGCCCAGTAGTGACTGACTGATGTGTTCGTATTAATATTTTCTATGGTATCAAGCTTTCGAAATATAGCTAGTAATCTCAAGACCAGTTTTTTGCTTAATGTAAATCTTgagataattttgttttatgagatttttatatatcaaataaatatattatgtatatatttttaaatttattataatataatataatattataacttaatacatcaataaaaatttattataatattttagatattcCAATTGGCTTATTCAAGGGCAAAAGTGTAGGGTAAGCAATGTATGGAAGGAGATTAGGCCAAGATCAAAGAAGTGAGATGGAGTAAGGTAATTTGGGGTTCTTTCGATGTGCCTAAGCATTCATTCTTGAATGAATGGTCATTTCAAACAATCTAGCCACAAAAACTGATGGTTTATGTTCGATATGCCAATTGGAACAGGAGACGAGACCATTTGTGTTTTGCAAGGATGTGCTCAAACTATCTTTCTTGCGCAGCCAATTTATTTATTGGTTGTAAGAATCACAGTGGATGTATGTCATTCTTCGATTGCTTTGGAATGTTCCCTTGTATTGGAAAGAGAACTAAACCGGAGTTAATTggatttttaaggaaatttttagattttgattgacTGATTTAAGAATTAAGGCCAGTTCttcattacttaaaaaaaacacttctaactctaaaaatatttttgaaagaaaaattacgAAGAATAAGctgcttttggctgaaatttttagctttttagaagtgcttttcaaaagcatttctGGAAATGAGCTaaaaaggagaagctaaaaattttagcttttcctctcctAAAAGCAcatttggtgcttaattactttttcacccctccaataacataatatttttcttttttttcttggtgtttaattacaattgtgttaaaatcattaattaaaaataaaaaatatttttaaaatactaattacaaatatttaaatatttaaaatatagtttatatattctaattaaattttataaataattaatatttattgcttaaaatatttacaatttatattttatatattaaaatattaacaacaagttataataatttttttatattattactaaaatataataatattaactaatttaaatattatttaaatgcatatttgttacttgataataacatgtctaaaatagacattttatttctcaaaagcactttttgacagcaatgctaaacactcaaattttaaaccaaacttttcaaaaacacttttcaaaagtacttttacatagcacttttcaaaaacaatgaagaactggcccttaaTATGAATAATAGAACCAACGTATCTTATTTTACATTCAAATTAAATGAGTCAAATACGGTAATGTACTGAGTTTATAATTCGATAACCACATGCTTATAGCATTTGAAGATTAGAGGAGTTGGCCTTAGTTCAATTAGCATCTTATTattacaacaacaacaaaaatataggTTTCAACGTAGTTAAgtacatttattttatgattcacGGATTTGAGGTTATAAATAGAAAtagatactaaattaaaaaaataaaatctactgATTCGGTATAGAATTCTTTTCCTATTGATAAAAACTTGTGTTATAATGTTGTGACTAATCTATTTAGACCATAGCTTATCCTtgagttttataaaaataaactaaattagcatgtaaattaaatatgCAACGACAAGAtcttaatatttgaaaaaaatctcTTTTGATGTGGTTTATATaaaaattccttttattttggCTATAGGATAATAAATAATAGAGGGGGTATAAGAGTACTTTAACCTATTTAGTTGCTAAAGTGCCGAGCAGCAGCAGGGATAAAGGCTTTAACTTTACCCTAATTTAAACCCTTCGGCGTTCGCTCTCTTCCTGTCTCTGGATTCCCGTCGCTGAACCTGTAAACTAATCGAAGCCTTGGCCATCTTCTTCGCCAACTAAACTGTCTGACAAAGAAACAAggacaaaagaaaaatggtaaGAGAAAGAGAAACTCCAAAGCAGCAACAACAGGTTTCATACACAGTGGAGCAGCTTGTAGCCGTCAATCCTTACAATCCCGACATCTTACCTGATCTCGAGAACTACGTTAATGAACAGGTCAGTCTCGTTTTCTATTAATGAGCTCAttagattttattgattttcatcACATGGGATAAATTTATagccttaaaaaaaaaaaaaaaacaaagagaacaAAATGGTTCTTGTATGTGTTTGATTTGAAGTATTTGAGAATCTGAATATTGGgtcttattatattttgttggaTGATGTCGGAATCAGCTTTGATTTGGTTAGCTGCTGCCATTACGGCGACCTGAATTTGTTTGCTTCTTTAATCATTTTAAGTTCGGGCATTCAATAACGAACTGCTTCTTACGGTCAGCTGTTAGCATCTTAGATTGAATTGTTATGAGatcctttttaaatttgatagaaTCTTCGAGCTTCTGTTTACGTCCTCTAGCCATGAAATTGACATAGCGATGCTTTACTTTTTTTGATGTTAGAATGTAACTTATGTGGGTGAACCCCTTCAGTCTGTTAATACttgtttggaaaaaaaaaaacatgttttgaGTTGGAACCCTAAAAGGGAAATTCACATCTAGTGGAGGTTGCTCAAATGATAACAAAATTTGTCTTTATCAGGTTTCATCGCAAACGTATAGCCTGGATGCTAATCTCTGCCTTCTTCGCCTCTACCAGGTACTGCCATTCACTCGTCTTATGTCTTGTTTAGGGTTCACTGTGTGTATGTAAAAGAGAATGGAAGCTAGAGAACACCAAGTCTCTATATTCTTGtagaatgtgatttttttttaattggtttaattgTCTATTTGCAGTTTTAGTCGCTTACTgctcacaaatttttttttttgaaaagttactACTTTTCTAGTTGTTAGTGTTActaatatgatattttctttgttcCTGTAGTTCGAGCCTGAGCGTATGAGCACACAAATTGTTGCACGCATTTTGGTTAAGGCATGTTTAAGCTCTTCTTTATACCTATTTAGAATTATGTATCAGCTTGGTAGTAGGCTAGGATATGTTGTTCCTAAtgctttcttttccttcttccctCCTGCTTTTTTGCAGGCTCTCATGGCAATGCCAGCTCCAGATTTCAGCCTCTGTCTCTTTTTAATTCCTGAGCGAGTGGTATCATtcttttagtatatatatattttcagaTTTCCATTCGAACTACATCTGCACATCAGCAATCAAGTGTGTTTTTGACTGGGTGTTGGCATATGCTGTCTGTCTTTTCTTTTGGTCTAATTTTGTTGAACGTTTAAACTCTTTTACAATACCCTACGTGTGAATGACAAACCTGTAATTGATATTTGTACTTTGTTAAACTTGAAAGTTTCTGCCAATCTCCCGTAGAACCGCCCAAATCCTGCTTTTTGCTATTTGAAGTAGGCCAAGATAAGTAGTTAATGTCATGTGTATTGCCCATGCATGCACTTTTCTGAACCACTTGGTAAGACACGCATTTGTGAAGGCATGATTGTTGTAAAGCCTAAAGTTCTTCCTTTGTCATCATTCTACTATTACCGGAAAATATTATGCTCGACATCAAGTTTTTTGCTATTTTAAGTAACACTTTGTATTTGTTATCAGCAAATGGAGGAGCAGTTCAAGACACTGATTGTTCTTTCTCACTATCTGGAGGTAAGTATTTTCTTTGGTCAGTAATTTGTGAACAGTGATGGGATTGATGATTGTACTTTACCTACTGCATTTGTAGACAGGAAGATTTCGTCAGTTCTGGGATGAAGCAGCTAAAAATCGTCATATTGTCGAGGCTGTGCCGGGTAATAAACTGTGATGAgatgaattttttgtttgaatcgATGAACAATGCAtccactttctttcttttttgtgtgtgtggTTCTCACTAGAGGATTGAATGCAGGTTTTGAGCAAGCAATCCAGACGTACGCCATTCATGTCCTCTCCCTGACTTACCAAAAGATTCCAAGACCTGTACTTGCTGAGGTATGTTATATGCATTTGTAGTTGTGAGTTTCAGACTATCGAATCTTTCCCTATCTGTAGTTATACGTGTGATATGTCAAACTTATGCATTAGTTTTGGGTGTGGGACAGGCTATTAACATCGAAGGTCTATCCTTGGACAAATTCCTTGAACACCAGGCGGCCAACAGCGGTTGGATTCTTGAGAAGGGTCATGGCAGGGGTCAACTAATAGTCCTACCTCGAAACGAATTTAACCATCCTGAGCTGAAGAAAAGCGCTGCTGATAGTGTTCCATTGGAGCACATCACCCGTATTTTCCCCATTCTTGGTTAAGCCTCTAGCTGGGATGAACACTTTTTTGGAGTTATTTGTGCCATGTTTTCGTTGACATTGCGACcattctctttgtttttttgtcttggatatatatatatataactgaGAACAAGCTATTTTAGGATAGACTTGTCAAGCTACCCCAAAGATTAGCTTTGAATCGGTTcctttttatatctattttttcaCTTATCAGAATTTcagaatatatttatttactgcGCGTTCTTCTTAATTGTTATTATGCTTTTAGCTTTCTGAGTGAGTTCATGGATTTTTCTTTCCTGAAACAGCCAGAGAATTTCTTTGAGAAGTGGAACTAGAAGTTGATTTACCATTAAGTATTGgttagaaattcaattattttgattttttttttttttgcgtttaacaagcaatgtattaattatataatctgTTGGCATCAATTGAACTTTCAAGCAAAAATAAACAAGGATCTCGTACAAACCAAAAAGGGCATGACCtgttttaataatgaaataaaggATCAGATTTGCACCAAAAGTGATTTGGGTTTGGCCCATAAATCATGATTGGCAAAAGAGAAAGATCAACGCACGAAAAGGAAAGtctcaaatcaaattaaaaggaggagtaacaaaataaagaaaagagccACACCAAGGTTCTCAAATAACCTTATTCTCTTAAAAAATCTCTTGAGAAAAAAgaatgtttatataaatataatataaaatttgctaattttattagtcattagaaatttttaatgcttcgtaaattaaaaaaagtccATGAGATTCGTAACAAGAAATAAAGAGTGCAAAACGCTGCGTTTGCCTGCAGCGAACATTAAACGGGTGGCGGCTTTCAAGTTTCGACGAACCGATCCAAAGCCCAAAGgctcaaaatcaaattttggaatCCAACAAGAATCCAACAAAGGGGGCATTTCTGTAATTAAATATCCTTGGTCCTCGCGGCTCTATCCAAATTCCAATCTTTATTCGTTCATTAGTCTCACCTTCATTCGCAATCTAAACCCTAACTAGagagaaaattacaaattaaaaagatcaaaaccctaaactcttatATTCGTCTATTCACGAGCGTCGAATCCTTAACTTTCTGtaacaaattacaaaatttttatcaatgaCTTCCTCGAAGAAATACTACAAGGAAAAAATCGCTCGTCGCAAGTAAGTTTCCCTTGCTTTCTTATTCGAAGCTTCATTTTCTCTAATCCTCGTAAAAATGGATATTTAATGCGAAATCTTcccttcaatttcattatttaatagatttatGACATTAATTGTGCAGAGAGGAGAAAGCGGAAGAACCAGAGCAACCAAAGTACAGAGACAGAGCTAAGGAGCGAAGAGAGGATCAAAATCCAGATTATGAGCCAACTGAATTAGGTTCTTTTCATGCTGTTGCTCCTCCTGGAACCGTCGATCTTCGGTGAGATTCTACCCTTTTTTCTTGAATGCGTTATTTGATGCATTTCTGTTTTCCGCTTTAGGTTTTTTAAGATGCTCTGCTtctattaatcatttaattgtttttttttaatgaatgtgtCTAGGTCAGCTGATGCTCACAAGATATCCATTGAGAAGAGCAAGTACCTTGGAGGTAGGCTTTTCAGTCTTagaatttggaaattttaatgaCTTGATTGATAGGATGCgtgcaatttattttttatttttggcttttcgggGGAACTTGCCGCTTCTGTTTAGCACTTTAGCTGCCTTTTctgttttgctttttttttttttttaaatcttgacGGTGTCTCCAACATTCAGGTGATGTGGAACACACTCATTTGGTCAAGGGGTTGGATTATGCTTTGCTTAACAAAGTTAGGAGTGAGATTGATAAGAAGCCTGAAGCCGGGGAAGAAACCGATGGAAAGTCGAGGTAATAAAGTACAATGTTTGTTTATATTAGGTGATGGGCTATAATCATATTGAAGTTTCAGTAATTTCCAAGTTATCTTTAAATTGCGCAATTAATAATCttgtaattgttttataaataaatgttttttgtTCCAACAGAAAATCAAAAGAAGACCAGCAATTATCATTTCGAACAGCCACTGCAAAGGTGCAATAACTTCATCTTGAGTTGTGGAATAATTTTTCCAATAcagtttacaaaaaaaaaaagatgccGTTGGTTTAGGAAGCTGTTCGTGTTGAtgtctctccttttttttttcagtcaGTATATCAGTGGATAGTTAAACCTCAAACTGTTATGAAGACAAATGAAATGTTTCTACCTGGTCGAATGgcgtttatttttaatatggtGAGAATCTCAGACATTTCCATTCTATTCTGTTTGTATTATTTAAAGAGGGATACTATCGGTACTTCTCCATTCATGAACTTTGAGCACTCTGTGCTGTAATTGGTACATGTTTGCAAACATACCCGCATGTTCACTTGCTACATAAAACTTCAAtgcatattcaaatttgaagtaaaaatattctttttatataatttctttgAAGTTACTTTACAAGTATTTGAGattataattgaataattgtgCCAAGTTTTTAGGCATGACTGCCTGTAGAGCATTGTTGATGGTTCTCaattttaatactataattCCTATTTCCTGACTGAATTTCCCTTCTTCATTTCAGGAGGGTGGCTATTCTAATGACATTCCAACCACCTTGCACAGGAGTAAAGCTGACTGTCCAGTGCCTGATGTCTGTATCTCCATAATTTCTTTggacaacttttattttgatgCTAGATAGTGTTTCAGCTTTTGATAAGACTTCTTGTGCAGGAAATGGTTACTGTCAATGTTGATGGTTCTGTGCTTGATCGAATTGCTAAAATTCTGTCATATCTTCGCCTCGGGTCATCTGGGAAGGTTctcaagaagaaaaagaaggaaagggaTGCCAAAGGTGTTAGCTATATTTAGTTTTCTATTGTAATTTGAAGCCTAACTTTTCAATATGGGTTAATGTTGGATCAACAACTGTATGtgtttcatattatttttatctgtgCTTATAGTTATGCTTTTTAATATATATccttctatttttcttattatagGGAAGATTTCATCTCTTGGTAATGAATACTATGAAGAGGAAAAGTTATCAAAGCCTAATGATGGAGTGTCTAACGGTAGAACTGAGAAGGAAATTTTGCCCCCGACGCCTCCCCCTCCAAGGAAAAACCATCTTGATTCGAGGGAGAAGCAAGGCCCGACTATTGCTAGAGCAGAAGAGGATGATATATTTGTGGGGGAAGGCGTTGACTATAATAGTCCTGAGAAAGATGCAGTACCAAGCCCTCTTTCAGAGGATATGGAAGAGTCACCTCGACATAAAGAAAGAGTTTCATACTTTCCTGAACCTGCTTACGGCCCAGTGTCGCCTTCTGCTGCTCAGGAATGGCAAGAACTGGTAAGTTGTTTCTAcattttgttattctttttcCAAATGCAGGAGAAACGTGCTGTGCAAAAGGTATTAAATGAAATTGTATAGACTTGTTTGGAGATTAACtacttaaattcatttttagctacttgaatttttattaaaattaagttctGGTATACAAATTATTCATTATTCACTTTTCTGTCTGTTTGGTTTCAGAATGGTTACGATGCCCTCCAAACACAGGCCTTGGCTGGTGGGTACCAAGGAGAGTGGCAGGATTACCAATATGCTGACCAATTGGCTTATCCTGAGCAATACCTACAGGCTAGCATGCAAGGTTATGAGGTACAAGCTGGATCAAACATTCCACAAGATCCTCGATATATGACTCAAGAAGAGAAGGACCGAGGATTGGGATCTGTGTTCAAGCGGGATGACCAAAGGCTTCAACAATTGAGGGAGAAGGATGCTCGTGAGAAGGATCCTAATTTCATATCTGAGAGTTACTCTGAATGTTATCCTGGTTATCAGGAGTACAACCGTGAGATTGTTGACAGTGATGATGAAGATGACTTGTCCAAAATGGATATGGGAGGACGAGTAAGCCTATTTTTCCACCTTAAACTAAAAGCTGTTCCTCATTTATTTGGGTAATGATGATGCTTAGACTGGTCTACTAAAATGTAACAGGCTAAGGGTCGTCTTCATAGATGGGACTTTGAAACAGAAGAGGAATGGGCAACGTACAATGAGCAGAAGGAAGCAATGCCAAAGGCTGCATTCCAGTTTGGTGTGAAGATGCAAGATGGAAGGAAGACAAGGAAGCAAAACAAGGACCAGAAGCTCAACAACGAGCTACACAAGATTAACAAAATACTGGCAAGAAAGAAGATGGAGAAAGAATCAGGTGGTGGTGAAGGTGGAAGTCATAGCGATGATGTACAGCCTGGAAAGAAACTTAGGATATCAGGTTAAAAAGTTCCAGTTCCTTTACCAGAAAGGTAAAGAAAAGCTACTATTTCTTGGAGCTGATGTGTTAATTTGTATGAAGGTAGGTCATTGGCAAAGAGTgcaaaattcatggaaaaatcttTTTTTAGAGCAATGAAATGCCAACTAAAGTCGTTATTATAGTGTTCTGAGGCTTTTTTTTGCTTTGCCAACCATAGGCGGGATGCTTTTGTGTCATTTCATTTGTGCTTCTTACataaaataagattaagagATGGAAGTTCAATATGAAATTTACGTCTCATTAGAAGTTAACAGAATAGATTTAGAGTTTAGTTAGAGTTCAATcgcaaccatttttatttttatttttgtaatgttCATTAAGTGGGATTCGAATAATGACCAAGTTCattgttaaaaatagaaagcaaattaattttaaataatgtgtTAGGATATAAAGAGTTCAGGTTCTGAAAGAGAATTAACATctgatttaataataaaaatctaaagtaaaatttatcggaaatttaaaacatgaaacATGAATCGATTCGAATCAAAGCATAATTAATCTCATacaaattaaacttgaaataatttagaatcataattaatctcatacaaattaaacttgaaataatttAGAATCGAGATGattcaaataaaaacttaaaatgattcGAACCTGAATTAAGTCTCAAATCCAAATTCAAACCTAAACTAATTCCTATCCAAAA
This sequence is a window from Gossypium raimondii isolate GPD5lz chromosome 5, ASM2569854v1, whole genome shotgun sequence. Protein-coding genes within it:
- the LOC105770032 gene encoding eukaryotic translation initiation factor 3 subunit K: MVRERETPKQQQQVSYTVEQLVAVNPYNPDILPDLENYVNEQVSSQTYSLDANLCLLRLYQFEPERMSTQIVARILVKALMAMPAPDFSLCLFLIPERVQMEEQFKTLIVLSHYLETGRFRQFWDEAAKNRHIVEAVPGFEQAIQTYAIHVLSLTYQKIPRPVLAEAINIEGLSLDKFLEHQAANSGWILEKGHGRGQLIVLPRNEFNHPELKKSAADSVPLEHITRIFPILG
- the LOC105768861 gene encoding suppressor of mec-8 and unc-52 protein homolog 2, producing MTSSKKYYKEKIARRKEEKAEEPEQPKYRDRAKERREDQNPDYEPTELGSFHAVAPPGTVDLRSADAHKISIEKSKYLGGDVEHTHLVKGLDYALLNKVRSEIDKKPEAGEETDGKSRKSKEDQQLSFRTATAKSVYQWIVKPQTVMKTNEMFLPGRMAFIFNMEGGYSNDIPTTLHRSKADCPVPDEMVTVNVDGSVLDRIAKILSYLRLGSSGKVLKKKKKERDAKGKISSLGNEYYEEEKLSKPNDGVSNGRTEKEILPPTPPPPRKNHLDSREKQGPTIARAEEDDIFVGEGVDYNSPEKDAVPSPLSEDMEESPRHKERVSYFPEPAYGPVSPSAAQEWQELNGYDALQTQALAGGYQGEWQDYQYADQLAYPEQYLQASMQGYEVQAGSNIPQDPRYMTQEEKDRGLGSVFKRDDQRLQQLREKDAREKDPNFISESYSECYPGYQEYNREIVDSDDEDDLSKMDMGGRAKGRLHRWDFETEEEWATYNEQKEAMPKAAFQFGVKMQDGRKTRKQNKDQKLNNELHKINKILARKKMEKESGGGEGGSHSDDVQPGKKLRISG